DNA from Calditrichota bacterium:
AGCGCGGTGATGGGCAGCGTGCCCAAGTCCCGACTCGGGACGGCATCGGGGGTGTTGGCTACGATGCGCAACGTGGGGATGGTGCTGGGTGTTGCCATTGCCGGTCTGGTCGTCTATGCCCTTGCGCCGCCTGAAGTCCTGCGCAAACCCTCCTTGACGCCAATGGAGGCGCAGAGCTTTCTGCACGCGTTCCGCCACGCCCTTGTGGTGGGCAGCGTGCTCAGCGCCGCAGCCAGCGTGGTTTCCCTCGCCCGGCGCACGAGGGAGGGGTAGGGAGAGGAAAGTCACGTCACCGCGGGCTGTGCGAAGTCCGGTGACGCTCGACAGGGACCCGAAACGAAAACGAAGAGGGAGGGCGACTGTCATGCCAGAACATCCACTCTTGGTATTCGAGAAACTCGACCCCGAGGTGCTCGCCCATTTGCGGCGCATGGACGATTTTGTCTTTGCCTCGGGGGCACTGCCGCGCAAGGTGAAGCTCCTCATTGCCATGGCCTTCGACGCCGCACACGGGGCGGTCAATGGCGTGCGGGCACTGGCGACTGCGGCCATGCAGGAAGGAGCCACGCCGGTAGAAATCGCCGAGGTGCTGCGCGTCGCAGGTCACCTCGCGGGAGTGGGCGCCTTCTACACCGCAGCCAGCGCGTTGCGGGAGGTGGTGGAGTAGGCTAAGCTTAGTGCCGTCCTCTTAGTGCCAGGGAACCTCGGTGCCTCCATCACTTCTGCGTGGCACCTGGAGCGCAGTACGTCGCCAGGCGCGCTCGAGCACGGCCTGAGGAGCCAGGGCCACAGCAATTCGACCCAAGCGGCCCACCCCTGGACAGAGCACCTGGTGTCCGCGGTTGGTCCTGCAGCCGAGGAGGACGCACGCAGCTGGTAGAAAGCCTCTCGCGGCACCGCGGACGCGGCAGAGATTTTCCTTGACTTTTTCGCAAGATTTTGGTATATTTGCATCGTCCTCGGGGTTCGGGCGAAGAAGGCGTCGGCCTACAGCTCTTTGCCCACGGGTTGAGGTTACCCACCAACAGGCACTCCTCCATCGTTCCACTGGGCGGGGGCATGAGGACATCGGCAGACCAACTTTAGAGCGAGTGGCACCCTTAAGGAGTCCGGCTGCCTGTACAGCACGATGCAGCAAGAAAGGCAGCCCCAGCACACTCGATTCTCTCGTAACCATTGGCGCTTACAGGGCTCGGCCCTGTGCTGATACGGGCCAGTCACACTGCCGGTGAACTGGACACACGCCCGGCGGTTGAGTTGCTCGTGTCGGTGCCTGAAGCACTGATGGGCACGGTCAGCTCAATTGCCTCCGTCGATCCTTCGCGGGCCAAGCAGGGCAGGCGAAGGCGAGCGCCACAGCGCTCGTGAGTTTTGCCAAAGGTTGTCGGGGAAATGGATTTCGCCCGCCGATCGCATTTCACCATTCGCACAGCATCGCTCGCGTCCACGGCGCCCGTCCATGGAAGGATGAGGAAGCGTAACGTCTCTGCTCACTGGTGGCAGAATTATGAGACACCTCCTACTCCTCCTGGTGGCGTTGCCCGCCCTTGGGGCAACAGCAGGCGAGCCTCCTGCTTCCGGTGCGGCAGGCACCCTCAATGGGCAGGTCCTGGATCTGGTCTCGCATCAGCCAGTAGGAAATGTCGCCGTGCGCCTCGAGGGAACACCGGTCAACCTGACCACTGACAACGACGGACGATTCAGCGCTTCCGCGATCGTACCGGGGTCCTACACGCTCTCCGCGCACAGGATCGGCTACAGGACAGTGGCTGTGACAGGGGTCAAAGTGGTGGCGGGAGCGACAACCCAACTTGTCCTCCACATGGAACCGACCACCATAGAACTCCCAGCCGTCTCTGTCACTGCCGAGCGGGCTGCTTTCGAGGCCGACGAAGGCCTCCGTCTCGTCATTGACCCTGTTCGTCACAGCCAGGCCCCAGGCGCCTTCGGCGACCTACTCCGCAGCCTGCGCACTCTCCCTTCCTTTGGCATGGCCAATGACTTTAACGGTCTGCCCTACGCGCGAGGTGGCAGCCCGGACCAGAATTCGGTGCTGCTCGACCGCACCACCATCCCCTACCCTTACCGGCTTCGTTCGCTGCTGGGCGGCGGAATGAGCGCCTTCATGCCGGAGATCTTGAGTTACGTGGACGTGATTCCTGGGGGTTTCTCGGCGCGCTATGGGAACACATCCTCTGCCGTGATCCAACTGCACACCCGCGAAGGGAATCGCGAACGACGCGCGGTCGCCTGCCATCTGGACCTGTTGGCTGCCTCCTCTGTCTTTGACCAACCTCTGTTCGACGGGAAGGGAAGTTTGTTGCTCGCTGCGCGCCGCTCCGTCATTGACCTAATCGGTCCGACAATAGCAAAGGGACCTTACGCGTTTCCGCGCTTCGACGAACTTTTCGCCAAGCTCTCTCTCTCCCCGGCAAAGGATCACAGGATAGCCTTGACTTTCGCTCGTGCTGGCGAGGGGGCCGCCTTGGCAACGGTGGAAAGCGAAGCGATGGAGTTTTCCCAAGATTCACGTTCGCAGACCGCAGCAATTGATTGGAGCACCATTTTGAGCAGCAAGGCGCTCCTCGGGGTCTCTCTCTCCTCCTGCACGGACCGCAACTGGCTTCGCTTGTCAGACATAGCTAACGAGGACTACCAGGCTCACCTGCGCTACGAAATCGGCCAACGCACGGCCGGCGCCTGGCTCTTCCTCGATCTCGGCCCACTCGCCCGCCTCGAGGGCGGTACCTCGGTAGCCGAGTCGCATTCGCGGGTGGAATGGCATGCCAACTGGCGCACGCCTCTCCAATTGCCGGTCGCGCTCAGCTGCAATTACAGCCCAACCCTCGTGGGGGCATACCTTCAGAATCATTCTCATTTCTCGGAAAGAGTGGATCTCGTGCTTGGCGTGCGTGCAGACTATTCGACGCTGAACGGGGAGCGCTTGCTCAGTCCCCGCGTCAACGCGGTCTGGCGCCCGACGCGCGACTTGAGGGCATTTGCGGCCTATGGCGACTTTTATCAGTATCCAACGCTCCTTTCGACCATCGCGCGCAACGAGCCGCTAATCATCGGCAAGGCAATTTCTTCGTTGAAAGCGGAGAAGGCCACCCACTACATCCTCGGGGCGGAGAAAGAGTGGCCTCGCTCGGTCATCGGTAAGATCACGGGGTATGTCAAGTCCTACTCCCGTATGCTCCTTCCGGAGGACTTGATCACTTTCACCGCGCGGAACTTCGGCGAAGGTTACTCGGCGGGGGTGGAGCTCTCTCTTGACACGCCTCTGGAGTCCCCCTCACCGTTTTTCTTCCATACGCACTACACATGGGCACAATCGCGGTACCGGCGCGTGGGGAGCGACGTCTGGATTCCCTTCAAGTGGGAGCGAACGCACTCGTATGTGGCGCAAGTTGAGGTGAAGACCCTACCTGCGCTGCACGTCGGATTTGGCTGGACCTATGCCAGCGGCCGTCCACAGATCACGCCGGGCGAGCGGGTGACGCACAGAGGCCAAGCGTCGGCGCCATACAGCAGACTCGACATGCGCGTCAGCTATCGGATGCACCTTCCCCTGCGAAAAGAGGCATCTCTGTACATCGAAGTATTCAACGTCACCAATCAGCGCAATATCTACGACACGACGTGGGATTTCCACTACCCGAGCGGTTCGGCGACACCGACCGGCACCATCTACATGATGCCACGCATGCTGTCTTTAGGCTGCAGCGCGGAGTTTTAGTGTGCCCATCTCCCTCTGGGGCACCGGGTGGAAAGTCAACCTAAGGAGGTGAACGAAACGGGAGTAGAGACATTTGCTACAGATGGTGGAGCAGGAGCGAGCAATCGCCAAGCTCCAAGGGTTCGAGTCGGCGCGGTGAAACCCAGGTTCTCCTGGTGTGGCTGGGGATACCGTCCGATTCGGTGGCTGCACCACTCATGTGTCAAGGAGGTGCTTATGTCTCGAAGAACACGTTTACTTTTCGTTGCCACGTTGCTGGTCTTTGTCGCAACAGGCTGGCAACTGCTGGCTGCTCCCACGCCGAAGGGCACTATCGCCCTGGTGGCCGGGGCTGAGGGTGGGGTGCTCCAGATGATTGACCTCACCGACAATACGCTCATCGCAACCATCCCCATCTTTGACGAGACTTCCCGGAACTACGCCGTGATCCCCTTCGACGTAAAGGCTACTCCAGATGGCCGCTGGGCGTACGTGAGCAGTGCCGCGACCCGGCAGGTGTTCGTGGTCGACTTGGTGCTGCGCAAGGTAGCGACCGTGCTCCAGGTGCGTCACGGCCCGACGGAGTTGGCCATCAGCCCGGACGGCTCCTTCGTGTACGTCAGCTGCTCCCTTTCCGGCTACGACCAGATGGAGTACATCTCGGTCATCGCCACCAAGGACCACACTGTCTTCCACGAGATCCCCACAGAGGTGGCGCCATTAGGAATTGCCTTCACTCCGGATGGCAAGTGGGCACTGGTGACCAACCCTGCGGTGGGTGACGCGGCGGGCGGCACGGTGACCCTTATCGACGCCACCACCCACACCATCAAGGGCAGCGTTTTGTTAGGTGGCACCCCTGCAGCCGTTGCCGTGCATCCGGATGGGCGATACGCCTATGTAACAAACACGATTGCCGGGGCGGTGATGGTCCTCGACCTGCAGGCGACACCTCCGGCAGTGGCGGGCACGCTGGAGCTCGGGGCGCTAACGACGCCCACTTCCATTGCGGTCGCCCCCGACGGAAAGGGCGCGCAGGTGGTTAACAGCTTCATGGGCATGATTACGATTCTGGATCTGGCCAATCCGGCATCTCCCGCAGTGGCCGGCCAGGTGGCCGTGGGCACATTGCCAACCGACGTCGTCTATTCCTTCGACGGAGGGTTCTCCTACGTGAGCAACACCGGCGCGAACTCCATCTCGGTCATCGACAACACCCTACAACCGCCCGGGGTGGTGGCAACCATCGAGTTGGGCGATGTGCACCCACGGGGGATCGACTTGGCTCGTCGGCCCGCGGATGTGCTCGTGGAACTGCACCCACAGGAGGGCTTGCCCTACATAATACCCCCTGGGGGTCAGAAGTCCTGGAACATAGAAATCCCTGTCAACCCCTCGGAAGCCGTGCATGGAGAGCTCATTCTGACTGCTTTCGACATCGATGCAGTCAGTGAGGCACGAGTCAGAGTCAACCGGGCTCTCGTCCCCCTGCCACCGGAAATTGTCAATGGCCTCACCCCGAAGACGGCAAGGATCCCCATTCCACTGACCGACTTAGTCGTGCGGGGGAATACCGTGACAATCACTGACCTGGGCGGTACCGATGGTTTCAGGATCGATGACCTTGCCATCGCACTGCGCTTCGACGCTCCCGGCCCATTCTTGCAAAAGTCGACGGAATTGCCTGTCCCCAACGACAACGTTCTGCACAACTTTGTCAACGCCTACCTCCTCGCAGCCAACTTCCCGAACCCCTTCAACCCCTCGACCACGATCGATTTTCAGATCCCCAAGGACTCGCGGGTGACCATCACCGTTTTCAACACTAACGGGCAGCTCATCCGCACGCTGGTTGACGGGAATCTCCAGGCAGGGGCCCACAGGGTGCAGTGGGACGGCCTGGATGAGCAGGGCAATCATGTGGCCGCCGGCATGTACCTCTGCCGGATGAAGGCGGGGGACTTTATGGACACCAAGCGCATGATTATGGTGAAGTAGACCAGGGCGAGGTTGAGGACTCGCTGCCCGAGGCCGGCTCCCTCTGTATGTCCCCGCGAGGGGAACTGAGAAGCCGGGCCTCATGAGCGAGTCACCCAGGTCTTGCTCCGCCGACCGGAGTCCCAAGGCAACGGGAGGCCGACGCGCTCCGCGCGTCTGACCTCCCGTTTGTCATTTCTCAGGCAGGAAGGGACGAGGAAAGCTCAGCGGGGTACCGACCGCCGAGGAAGCGGAAAGCGCAGCGAGACCTTGTTCGCACAAGCCGAGCGTCCTGGGTCCTCCTTGGCACGGGTGTTGGCGTTACGCGATGGAAGACAGGCGAGTTCCAGCTTCACCATGGGGGAAAGGTGGCGCGAAGAAACCGATTCACCTCAAAGGGAGAAATTGCGGTCGGCACCTTAGCCAAGCAGGTAGCCGGTCCGCACGTGCCCAAGCGCCTTGAAGATATTCTCCTTGGTGCCGCGGTGATCCCGCTCCAGCTGGAGCAGCAGTTTCTTCACGTAGGCCCGCTTGGACAGGGGCTCATTGGGGCAACCTTCAGCGATGATAGGAAAGTTCTGCTCCCGAGCAAGGGCTTTGAGGTCGCGTTCCCACACATAGGCCAGTGGCCGCACGAGGTAGAACCGCCCCCGAAAGACTTCTTGCCTGGGGACCATGGTGCTGAGCTCTCGACCATACAGGACGTTTATCAGAAAGGTCTCGATAATGTCGTCCTTGTGGTGGCCGAGGGCAATTTTGTTGCATCCCTGTGCTTCGGCAATTTCAAAGAGGCGCTTGCGGCGCAGGCGCGAACAGAGGAAACACGGGTTCTTCCCGGCCCCCTCCCTGTTGGCCTCCGGACCAAAATGGGTGCTCTCGACATGATAGGAGTTCGCGAACCGAGTGAAGAAGGCGACCATGCGCTCCACATTCTCTGCGGCAGCTGCGGTGAAACCCATGTCCAAGTAGACTGGCACCAAGCTGATATTCATCCCATACACGGCCACCCGCTCGGCAAGGAGAAAGAGCATGCTCATGGAGTCCGCCCCGCCGGAGACGGCCACCAGTATGCGATCTCCCGAGGAAATCAGCTGATAGTCGCGTACGGCCTTGTCGACAAGGCCGACCAGTTTGTGGTGCAGTTTGCTGCGACGCTCAGCCATAGGGAATTAGGGCACACAGGGTGAGGGATTTGGCAATCTGGCCTGGCCCATGTGGTTGCCAGCGTTGGCGGGCTACGGCTCTCCGCTAATGATTTGGCGGAGGCGGCGAAGAAACTCCCGCTGCGGAGCAAATTCCTGAGGTTCGACGGACTCGCCCAGGCGCACGGCTCGCTCCAGCAAGGCGTAGCCGTCGCTAATCTTCCCTGACTTCACACGGAGCAAGCCAAGAGCGAAGAGCGAGAGGGCCTCCCCATGCACGTCACCATTGCTCTTTGCTGAGTTGAGCGCCCGGTTGTACCAGTCTGTCGCCTGGGCAAAGTCTTGGCCATCGCGGCACAAGTCGCCAAGGTTGAGAAGCACGCGGGTGGCCAGCACATTCTCCCCCAGTTCCTCTGCAGCCTGCAGACTCTCGGCGTAGAAACGCGCGGCACGTGCACTATCCCCTTGTTCATGATAGACGGAGCCAAGGTTGTTCAGCGCCCGCGCCATGCCGGGAAGGTCGCCCATGAGGCGCATCTGCTCGAGACTGGCCTGGAAGTGCACGAGCGCCGAGTCCAGTCGGTTATCCGCACGCAGCAGGAGGCCAAGGTGGAAGTGGCCTTTGGCGAGCAATGGCTCGCTGTGGAGCTCCTGGGCGAGGGCAATTTGCCGTGCAAAGTGGTGGCGTGCCGAATCTGCCTGGCCGACACGGCGAAACGCGGCGCCAATCCTCCCTTCGAGCTCTGCCACTCCGTAGGGATTGCCCACCAGACGATAGACCTCCAGTCCGCGGCGGTAGGCCAGCAGAGCGCTGTCGGCCTGCCCTTCCACCTCCAGGAGCATGCCCAGGCTTTCGCATGCTTCGCCCATGGTGAGTGCATCACCCGTGCCTTGAGCAATCGCCACAACCTTGTGGCACATGGCTCGCGCCGCCGGCCATGCGCCCTGCGATCTGTGCAGCTCCTCGAGTGCCTTGTAAGCCAGGATTTCCTCTCGCCAGGCGTTCTGTGCGGCAAAGCCCGATGCTGCCCGCTCAAACTCTGCTACGGCTTTATCGACCTCCCCACGGATTCGGTGCAAGTCGGCAGTGTTGAACACAAGATACGGCGCGGCCAGGGAGTCGTCGGCCGCGCTCCTGACCTTCAGACAGGCGGCATAGTCGTCCAAGGCCTGGAGGGCGCGCTCGCCCCGCTCAGCGCCCGACCGCGCCAGCGCGTGATTTGCCTGGGCGCGCACGAACTGCAGCCACGCGCTCTGAGCAACCGGCACA
Protein-coding regions in this window:
- a CDS encoding carboxymuconolactone decarboxylase family protein, yielding MPEHPLLVFEKLDPEVLAHLRRMDDFVFASGALPRKVKLLIAMAFDAAHGAVNGVRALATAAMQEGATPVEIAEVLRVAGHLAGVGAFYTAASALREVVE
- a CDS encoding TonB-dependent receptor, which produces MRHLLLLLVALPALGATAGEPPASGAAGTLNGQVLDLVSHQPVGNVAVRLEGTPVNLTTDNDGRFSASAIVPGSYTLSAHRIGYRTVAVTGVKVVAGATTQLVLHMEPTTIELPAVSVTAERAAFEADEGLRLVIDPVRHSQAPGAFGDLLRSLRTLPSFGMANDFNGLPYARGGSPDQNSVLLDRTTIPYPYRLRSLLGGGMSAFMPEILSYVDVIPGGFSARYGNTSSAVIQLHTREGNRERRAVACHLDLLAASSVFDQPLFDGKGSLLLAARRSVIDLIGPTIAKGPYAFPRFDELFAKLSLSPAKDHRIALTFARAGEGAALATVESEAMEFSQDSRSQTAAIDWSTILSSKALLGVSLSSCTDRNWLRLSDIANEDYQAHLRYEIGQRTAGAWLFLDLGPLARLEGGTSVAESHSRVEWHANWRTPLQLPVALSCNYSPTLVGAYLQNHSHFSERVDLVLGVRADYSTLNGERLLSPRVNAVWRPTRDLRAFAAYGDFYQYPTLLSTIARNEPLIIGKAISSLKAEKATHYILGAEKEWPRSVIGKITGYVKSYSRMLLPEDLITFTARNFGEGYSAGVELSLDTPLESPSPFFFHTHYTWAQSRYRRVGSDVWIPFKWERTHSYVAQVEVKTLPALHVGFGWTYASGRPQITPGERVTHRGQASAPYSRLDMRVSYRMHLPLRKEASLYIEVFNVTNQRNIYDTTWDFHYPSGSATPTGTIYMMPRMLSLGCSAEF
- a CDS encoding T9SS type A sorting domain-containing protein, producing the protein MSRRTRLLFVATLLVFVATGWQLLAAPTPKGTIALVAGAEGGVLQMIDLTDNTLIATIPIFDETSRNYAVIPFDVKATPDGRWAYVSSAATRQVFVVDLVLRKVATVLQVRHGPTELAISPDGSFVYVSCSLSGYDQMEYISVIATKDHTVFHEIPTEVAPLGIAFTPDGKWALVTNPAVGDAAGGTVTLIDATTHTIKGSVLLGGTPAAVAVHPDGRYAYVTNTIAGAVMVLDLQATPPAVAGTLELGALTTPTSIAVAPDGKGAQVVNSFMGMITILDLANPASPAVAGQVAVGTLPTDVVYSFDGGFSYVSNTGANSISVIDNTLQPPGVVATIELGDVHPRGIDLARRPADVLVELHPQEGLPYIIPPGGQKSWNIEIPVNPSEAVHGELILTAFDIDAVSEARVRVNRALVPLPPEIVNGLTPKTARIPIPLTDLVVRGNTVTITDLGGTDGFRIDDLAIALRFDAPGPFLQKSTELPVPNDNVLHNFVNAYLLAANFPNPFNPSTTIDFQIPKDSRVTITVFNTNGQLIRTLVDGNLQAGAHRVQWDGLDEQGNHVAAGMYLCRMKAGDFMDTKRMIMVK
- a CDS encoding tRNA 2-thiocytidine(32) synthetase TtcA encodes the protein MAERRSKLHHKLVGLVDKAVRDYQLISSGDRILVAVSGGADSMSMLFLLAERVAVYGMNISLVPVYLDMGFTAAAAENVERMVAFFTRFANSYHVESTHFGPEANREGAGKNPCFLCSRLRRKRLFEIAEAQGCNKIALGHHKDDIIETFLINVLYGRELSTMVPRQEVFRGRFYLVRPLAYVWERDLKALAREQNFPIIAEGCPNEPLSKRAYVKKLLLQLERDHRGTKENIFKALGHVRTGYLLG
- a CDS encoding tetratricopeptide repeat protein, producing DTFFAQMRERIGSARGLLPLNPWEGHEGLSPTFDRRRGRFSPPVADSLAHEWAIMAVLDFRITFRDSLLRYDCAAVELGSGVTIGREVGDLALADGYTGSWEPLDEAMARLSARLLSEGTPYGFPFAEEEVGVLFLVSDSASYWQAIAEASASRLGELGLENARLKTLRQDDPWPEQEAARVAHVLRSHVAVNCLESAGPVLLATTPPALSAAKVRIPLMPATGPCVRVQLGSGGESAANEAATLIAMRALYAAGRYEEAAALATSSLKASSVPVAQSAWLQFVRAQANHALARSGAERGERALQALDDYAACLKVRSAADDSLAAPYLVFNTADLHRIRGEVDKAVAEFERAASGFAAQNAWREEILAYKALEELHRSQGAWPAARAMCHKVVAIAQGTGDALTMGEACESLGMLLEVEGQADSALLAYRRGLEVYRLVGNPYGVAELEGRIGAAFRRVGQADSARHHFARQIALAQELHSEPLLAKGHFHLGLLLRADNRLDSALVHFQASLEQMRLMGDLPGMARALNNLGSVYHEQGDSARAARFYAESLQAAEELGENVLATRVLLNLGDLCRDGQDFAQATDWYNRALNSAKSNGDVHGEALSLFALGLLRVKSGKISDGYALLERAVRLGESVEPQEFAPQREFLRRLRQIISGEP